The following proteins come from a genomic window of Anopheles ziemanni chromosome 3, idAnoZiCoDA_A2_x.2, whole genome shotgun sequence:
- the LOC131288484 gene encoding uncharacterized protein LOC131288484 translates to MEILGVDYDNYAILYYCKSINSTLYSETARVLSRRTTLEKNDENVINAFLKHIFQRTEHKWRTTQQDADFCKPSVITTLSVEEVTAITTLSMEEVTHITISSLEDKANTSSYAICHQAVFHVIAILLLMLHGINAHTSAVISNHSFCSR, encoded by the exons ATGGAAATTCTCGGCGTAGATTATGACAACTACGCTATCTTGTATTACTGCAAATCGATCAATTCCACGCTCTACTCAG AAACGGCTCGTGTGCTCTCTAGACGCACAACTCTGGAAAAAAATGACGAGAACGTTATCAATGCGTTCCTAAAACACATCTTTCAGCGTACCGAGCACAAGTGGCGTACCACGCAACAGGATGCGGATTTTTGCAAACCGTCGGTGATCACAACACTCTCGGTGGAAGAGGTGACGGCCATCACGACACTCTCGATGGAAGAGGTGACGCACATCACGATATCGTCGCTGGAAGACAAGGCTAACACCAGTTCTTATGCTATATGTCATCAAGCTGTTTTTCATGTGATCGCTATACTTTTGCTTATGCTACATGGCATAAATGCGCATACATCAGCTGTAATTTCGAACCATTCCTTTTGTTCGCGTTGA